The Megalobrama amblycephala isolate DHTTF-2021 linkage group LG16, ASM1881202v1, whole genome shotgun sequence genome includes the window GTAGATGGAGAAGTATTCGGTGTGAAATGATATGTCTTTAACTGTGAGATCGTGAGAGGGGTCGAATTTTTTGGTGTTAATGGTGAATTCCCCTCCTCTGAGGAATCCATAATAGGCGGTTAGGAACGCTGCTTCTAGAAGCAAGTTTGTGTGCGGGGTGAAGAGACCTGATCTTAATTTATCAACCATCGTGTGCACCTGTGAGAGAGACAGCGGTAGTCGTTTATCTGGAACGGCGGGTCTTTCCTTTTTTAACCCGTTGAGGAGAAGGCATATGGAGGGATTTTGTAACAGGCTTTGGGAGGAAGGATCTATACATCTAAGGTGGAATTGAATGCCTGAGATCATGATCTTAATGGTAGAAGGCTTAAGCTTTCTGGATTCGAAGCAATGCGTGATGAAAGCGCATGTGATAGAAATATTAGCTGGGAGTATAGGCACCGAGAAAGCGTTGCAGAAATCTGAAAAAGTCGACCACGCAGAGTCGTAAGTTTTAAGTGTCGTTTTTGCTAGCCCTGATCTCATGTAGTGTGCGGCTGATTTAAGGTAATTTTGCAAGGTTGCATTCAGTCTAGGACTGTTTGACTGTAGTCCGGGCAGCCCAGTCGTGATGAAGCCGCTTCCGGACACAGGCGTCTGAATTCCTGGAAATTAAACCGAGAAAGAGAGTCAGCTATTTTATTATCCAGCCCAGGAATGTGAGTAGCTTTAATGGTAAAATTGTTCATAACTGAGATCCAGGTTAGGCGCCTAATAAAACGGTTAATGAAAGGCACAGAGGAGCGACCCTTGTTAATAATGTTCACGGTGGCTTCGTTGTCACAGAACACGAGGATGTTTTTCCTAGTCCATTGGTCTGCCCATAATAAGCAAGCAATCACTATAGGATATAATTCCATGAGTGCTGTCGATTGAATCGAGGGAGCCAGTTCTTTTGGCCATCTTTCTGCGAACCACTGTTTGTTGAATATACCCCCGAACCCGACAGAAGGAGCTGCATCGGTGAAGAATTGTAGTTTGACTGAGGTTTCTATATATTCTTCGTAGAAAAAGGAAATGCCATTCCAGTTATCGCATAATTTAGACCAGAAAGTTAAATCGGACCTGCAGCCTACATCTAACGTTATCGTGTCATGCATTTTCTCTACGGTTTTTGACAGATCTAAAAGTCTGGAAATGAAAGAACGACCTTGGGGAATAATCCTCATAGCAAAATTGAGATGGCCCAGCAGAGAAAGAAGATCCCTTTTTGTTAAGGTAGGTAATAAGGAATAAGTTCTGATGAACCCTCTAATCCTTTCTAGTTTGTCTAGCGGAAGAGATGCTTGCATTTTCACTGAATCTAGCGTGATCCCTAGGAAATCGAGGACACGAGATGGgccttttgttttttcttctgcAAGAGGAATGCCGAATGTTTTGAACGCTTTAACCAGGGAATTGATGCTACGCGATGGGTTGGCATCTGGAAAGTCAATGAGGAGGAAGTCATCCAACAGGTGCAGAACGAATGGTAGTTTAAAATTATTTAGTAATATCCAGCAGAGTGCTTCAGACAGTGTATCGAAAATCTTTGGGCTGCTTTTACACCCGAAAGTGAGtctgaatgaaaaataaaaattttctcGCCAGCTGACCCCGAAAAGATGCCCCTGAGAGGGGTGTAAGGGCATGATTTTGAAGGCGTCGGTAATATCCGCTTTACTGAGCCACGCTCCTCTACCTgctaatttaatgagtttaattGCGTTGTCCACTGTGGAATAAGCCAAGGAAAAAGGTTCTGAGGGAATTAAACTGTTAATGCTCAAAACCCCTACTATAGAGTGGGGAGCGGATAAATCAATGATTAGACGTTTTTTTCCCTGAGTATTTCCTAACTGTGACTCCTAAAGGGTTAATGCGAAATAGATTGAAAGGAGGTTGATCAAAAGGTCCGATCATGTAGCCCTTATCAATTTCTTTCCCCATCAGATCATTGACGGCCTGTGGATCTTTGATAGCCGACTGAAGGTTTTGACAGGTGAAAGAGAAAGTGGGCAGATAGGAAAGACCAGCTAGGAACCCATGCATGAGCCCTAGAATGAGGTAAGACACAAAACAGCGATTTGGATGCTTTCCCAGGGCTTTAGATAGCTCCTTGGTATTCACCGGagtgtttatttcttttttagaaATTTTGTGCGGCGTGGACAAGAAAACTTCGGGTGACTGTTCCCGCAATAGCTGCAAGCATGAAAAAATTTACAGTTATTACGAGTACAAACATTCTCATTGAAATTATAGCAAAGAGGGGTTTGTTTTCAGGTTTCACCTGTTCTTGCGCCGAAGCGCTAGTGTCCTGAGTTGAAGCGGTCTTAGGACAGAGAGATGCGGTGTGGGAAAATGAGCCGCAGAGTGAGCACGATAGTGCTCGGTGGCCTGTAAAGTGTCTGCTAATGAGTGCAAGATCAACCACGGACCAGTCCAGTCGCTGATTAAAACGTTGAATGTACATTGCTGCTTTAGATGAAAATGATTTGTGGTATTCGTAGAATAGAGTGCCTCTGTAAGACATGGCGAGATCCGAAATGATGGCTGGATAGGTGTCTAATTCCTTCCTCCTGTCTGGATACACTTCACAGATAATGTCTCTGAACACGCCGAAAGCAACGTTAAATTCTGCTATAGTTAAACTTTTGGTGAGTCTTGGATTGTTATCTTTAAGAATGACTGATATATCCCCACAATCCACAATCCTTCTTTCATTAGTTTCTGCGCATAGCAATATTTTAACCAAGTTAATGTCATTACCTGACAGAATTTGAGCGCGCAGTTGGGGAGAAATAGCAGCTGCTGGGGGGAAAAAGGGCACCCCGGTGGAAGCGGCAGGTAAAGCTGATCCGAGAGATCTTCTGGGAATAAGGGTGCAGTTTGATGTCGAGCTTGAAGTCTGCCCGTCAAACATCGCCCAAGGTGCAGAGGCCGAGCGCTGCGATTCCAGCACCTGGATCCTGTTGTCCATGTCGGAGAGGGATCCTTGGATTGACAGCAGCGCTGTGAGAACCCTGTCGTCTCCCTGTTGTGCTGAAGCTTGAGGGGGATTAGATGGTTTAACCTTCTTTGAAGTTGGAGATGCTTGATCAttggatatattttttattttctctatGGCTTTGCGGCCGGTAGATCGGGGAAGAGAAGATACGTTGGTAGATGGAGGCTGCGGATCTTGATTGACTTCTTGTAAGAAGGTCAGGAGCTGATTGTGATTCAGATTCGGAGGCACTTGTACGTTGAGAGAGTACAAAGTGGCCAAGATCCTTTCTTTGGGCCATTCACTGATGGAAAAAGGATTCCTTGCTGCTATCCTAGAGCTGCGTCTCACTAGCTGGGTTGGATCGCTGTCTTTGGTATAATGATCCAGGATCTCGTCCGGAGACTCTTCAGATAGAATTTGTCCTAAGATGTCCGAAGTATCCATAACCAGGAAGCAGCAGGTAAGATGTGCAAGAAATAACGTGAACGTAATTTTCATGCTGTTGTCACTGTAACGCAAAGCTTGCGAGCAGTTTGAGCATACTTACCGAGCAGCAATGCCAAGTATATATGTCCCGTGTCTAATAGGAGAATGGTAGTGATTGGAGCGATTTGACATCTGACAGCGTCAGCTGGTCGCAGCACGTATGCCTACGTAGCCTTCCTGAACTAACGCTGCGCTCGATTTGTGTTTTAATTTGGATCTCAGATTTTTCTGATTATCTTATACTGTCAATTATTTCATTCACTGCAGTCCCGGTATCGCTTTAGAAGGTAAATATCTACTTTTAAGTCGGTCGTGCTCTGCTTACTCgtaacaaaaagcatagtttttaatatatttacgaaaactgcaacttatttaagGCAGTGATTGTCAGAAATCGAAATGGACTCAATTGATGTGCCCTATGCtccatctattaaacctttcgTATGAACAATCCTGTACACAGATTTGAGGTAATAGTAATACCTTCGATTTGATCTACtagaaataatgaatttaagAATAATGCagaataaatcaagaataacatttattaatttgccAGGCAGGATAAAACAtcaattaaaatgatcaaaaagaaTACATCACACAACTGATCAGcataaaatgcaaaatacaatTCAAAACAAGATATTAAAAAGAATTTCAAAGAGTCAGCATACCTGGCAAATAGAGAGATACACACAGCAGTGGTGCGGGAAGCTCTGACTACAGATTCTTCCTTGAGTGGTTTGCCAAATCCCTTTAAATACCCAAATCTTAACAAAAGGACAGTAAACATTTAGCACCCAATATTTATGCAACTTTTGTTGGACCCTTTCTCGTGCCCCAGAGGGTCACACGCCTGGTTTTGGGGATCAAACAAATGGTTAAAAATTTATTGGGGCATCTCCCACACCAGGAGAAcaggttttgttttctttattcttGTCTGTTCTATTTATGTGGGAGTGAAACCATCTTACCAGTCGCACCAGAGGTATTTACATTGATGTCACTTAAAACAACTAAGATAGTAGATTTGTGAGATTTGCATGGCCTGAGGAGAAGGAGCGGTGTGAGGAGTCAGGAACTCAGCATGGGGGGGAAGAGAGGAGGTCGAGCCAGGTGTTGTCCTGAGCTCTTTCTCGCAGATCCTCACTTGAGATTGGagagttttattgttttattacagGATAGGAATCTTGAATTCAGTCTTGGTGAAATCCATCCTTAcaagtacctggtttaaggaccatggtatccctgttcttaattggccagcaaactcacctgaccttaaccccatagaaaatctatggggtattgtgaagaggaataTGCGATATGCCAGTCCCAACAACGCAGAAGaactgaaggccactatcagagcaacctgggctctcataatacctgagcagtgccacagactgatcgactccatgccacgccgcattgctgcagtaattcagacaaaaggagccccaactaagtattgagtgctgtacatgctcatacttttcatgttcatacttttcagttggccaagatttctaaaaatcctttctttgtattggtcttaagtaatattctaattttctgagatactaaatttgggattttccttagttgtcagttataatcatcaaaaattaaaagaaataagcgCTAAGTTACATACAGGACTAGGTCAGATTCAAGAACACATCAACCCCAAGGGCACATCCTACAGTATGTGACTTGTGCAAATTTGCACATTGGCACTATTCCCTAAAGACAGTATGCACAGGTGCTAGGGAAACACCTTAGTCCCTGTCTCTGTGggatagtcaagtcaagtcacctttaaggggcataataggttaCCTTTAAGCTCATACCTTGACTTGAAAAAAGGCACTCTCCAGAGAACTGCTATAGCTAGCGAACTGTCTCAATTCTACTTTAACCCTACTACAGGGGAATTATTTAACACCTCCAGCTAAGCTCGAGGGAGGGCCAACACTGTGACCAACACCTTTGGCAGCTCTCAACAGAATGCTGCCTCAGCAGACCTTACATCAGAAGAGCATCATTCCTCTAGACCAGATAAGAAACCGGATCTGTGACCACTGAATGGACAATGGTCCATTCTCTGGACCTAAGCTCCAGAGGAGCATGCTGAACATCAGCATTGCTCAGGACCCACAGAGAGGGATAGAGCTCTTAAAAGCTACTGACTAAGACCCGGTTCTGTGAACTGTGCAACATCAAAGCATAAAGTAGAAAAGTCTTCCCCTTCTCCTTATCACAGATACCTCTGTCACAACTATAGCAGCCATAAACAGACATATTAGCAAGCAGATGAGTTGACAAGGGAGCATGCTAAATGCTAAGTCTGTTTGTTAAGTAAAACAGCAAAGACAGCTCTTGTGCCCGTCCTCAGCATTAgcattaactttaactttacCAAAATGGTTACCCAGTGTAATTGAAATGGTTTTAAATCACAACATAACTGAACAATAATCACTATCAAGTCTTCCCCTTTTCTCAtcttgctcaaaaaaaaaaaaaaaaaaaaaaaaaaaaatatatatatatatatatactaattatagcctacttaatttcaacattttatcattcacataaagttttttttttatcaaatttttggtcattttttcaGTATTTGTAAGGTCACAGGACAATATAAGGTCTaatataataattcacaatTGTTCATGTATTCAAGACACAAATGTATCAATAATTGCagacattttgtgtgtgtgatcagGGGTCAGTGATAGATTGTGTGTCAAAGAGAAACACTTGGATGTGGGTCAAATGAATTGCTCAAAGGTTCATGAATGATTAGCTTTATCATTCATGCAAACACTTCAGGATAAAGCAATACATTCACAGTTCTGGAAACCAAGATGGTTCTGTCCAGCACTTGCATAATGGCATAGCttgataacattttttttttaaataaaaaaacatggcaAACTGATTATTTAAATATCTTATGTTTGTTTTCCTCAAATAACTATTTTATTATACAATTAATTCATCATTAATATCCCTATCCAATAAGGCCACAGGAGCTTAGGAGTTGATATTACAATTTCTGTGATAACCACTGTTTAAGAGCATCCAATTGTCAGCCAAGGcacacatatataaaaataaataaataaaaaaaacaatacattttaaaataataatctatctaataattaaaatatatattgcatTAAGAAGGTTTTTAATGTTCTAAAAATGAAGGTGCTGTGTGTGTCGCATTGCAGAAGTGCTGATAATGCTGAATCAGTAGGAAAGGGTGgttagaaaatgtttttaaaaaattacaaatgagaAAGACCTtctttttgtcttgtttatGCAAGTAAGaacataaatatatgtaaatctaaaataaatctatgttgAACGCTGACATACCCTGCTAAGAGCTCTCCTGGCCTTATTGAATAAATTTGAATGATGGAAAGCTTCATTGTGCAAGACTCAGTGGTTACagtttagtttagggtccaattctcactattaaatagttgtttatttgcatgcatattactaggaattatgaagcacatattaatcccataatcctcccccatacctaaacttaatacactaccttactaactataaacagtaattaggagtttactgAGGCAAAAGTATTAGTCAATAGTAATAGTAAGAATTGGACCATAAACTAAACTGTAACCACTGAGTCTTCATTgcgaaaaaagaaaagaaaagaaaaaaatatattcaatttgCTACCACAGAGGTTAGGAGGCACTCTGGTTAAAGTGCAAAAACAGGTATTTGATCTCATGCCTCACCTCTGTTCCACTCATGCTGGACCCGCCCTCTATTGCTCTGCCACACTTTAAATACTGCACAACACAGAACAAACAGTTAGGGAACCAAGAGAAGGACATAGAAAGATATAAACTGGGCTGTAATGAACATTTAATAGAAGAGAGATGGAACTCTCTAGCTCATTGGTGTTGGTTTTAGTCTTTGTTGTGTTGATGTTGGTCAGATGGAAGAGGAATGCGAGTGGACTTTCTTTGCCCCCAGGCCCGCTAGCACTGCCACTGGTTGGAAATTTGCCAATAATGGACAAGAGTGCACCCTTTAAAAGCTTTATGAAGGTAAGAAGGATTATGTATTTCTGAAAGTTATACTTCAAATGTAAGCACATGAATTGCAGGGTATTGTAAGGTTGATGCATTTGGGTCTTGTGCAGATGTTTACTAATGCATCACAGTGCACTGGATACAAATGTGTCATATGAGGTTTCATTGTTGTTTGTGAAACACTGGTTTTAGTTTAGGAAATTACATATGTTATGAAATGCTCAGAAACACCTGATGAGTTCGCACTGGTGTGACAGTAGTCTATTCTCCTAACAGTGGAGTAAAACCTATGGGCCTGTGATGACGGTGTACATAGGACTCCAAAGAACGGTGGTTCTGGTTGGTTATGATACAGTGAAAGAGGCTCTAGTGGACCAGGCAGACGACTTCAAAGACAGAGCACCCGTTCCCTTTCTGTACAGAGTTCTGAGAGGCTACGGTGAGattattgtttgtgtttgtcaaAGACAGATGTCATCAGTTTAATGTAGCTCAGTCCAGATTTCAATTTCTCTAAATTGTCTGTAGGTTTGGTCATCAGTAATGGAGATCGTTGGCAACAGCTCAGGCGGTTCACTCTCACCACATTGAGGGATTTTGGAATGGGACGCAAACAAAATGGAACAATGGATTCAAGAAGAGAGCAGGCATTTGCTGGACAGTTTTGAAGAAACCAAATGTGAGGGAAGAGAGCATTTTGCATTTGCATCCCATGAGTTCACTTCTAGTGCAGTGGTATATATTGAGTTTTCTGCACTCACAGCTGTGAGAGTTGTATGCTAAACTGTTTTTCTCCTTTAGCAACACCAGTCGACCCAACCTTCTTCATGAGCCGGGCTGTGTCCAATGTGATCTGTTCTCTGGTGTTTGGGCAGCGCTTTGATTATGAAGACAAAAACTTCCTGCACTTGCTCCAGATACTTTCCAGACTTGTTCGCTTTGTCAGCAGCCCTTGGGGTCAGGTGAGCAGATGTTTCAAAACCACTGCATTCTGTTACATTCAAATGTGTCTTTATATGCAAAGTCTCCTGTGTGAATGTCTTCTTAACTATCTTCTCAACCCCAACAGATGTACAACATCTTCCCTAAACTAATGGAGTTTTTGCCTGGTAGacatcatgccatgtttagagAGGTAGAGGACATCAAAGCCTtcattatgacaaaaatcaagGAGCATGAGCAGAATTTAGACTTCAGTGACCCAAAGGACTTTATTGACTGCTTCCTTATCAGACTCAAAGAGGTACAGAAAGCAAAGTGTAAAACTGTTGTTGTTTCTCTTCTTTTATCTCTTTTATCaacatattgcatttatttagatAAAGTATATAATTCCTGTTCTGTTTCTTTGTGTGTTACGGCAGGAAAAACAAAATCCTGACACAGAATTCCACAAGGATAACATGCTGGGGACTGTTGTAAATCTGTTTGTGGCCGGTACAGAAACCACCAGCACAACTATCAGATATGCCTTGATGCTGTTGATCAAGCACCCCCACATACAGGGTATGTTCCTAaggtcactgtgattttgcaGGGGAAGACATGTTCATGGATCAACATAATTtgctgatcctggaacaacattccagtctgaaaatataggcccaatcccaattctcTTTTATACACCTTCGCACTTCCCCTTGCCCCTTCAAATGGAGTGGCAAGGTGTAGGGGTGAAAATATTCTGATAAGAAATGGGACACCACTACTACACCATTACACATGTAATCATACCATGTTTCTTTTATTAGTGTCCTGTAATATTTAACCAGTATGAACAGCAATGAAGTGTGCATATCAACAGAATCAGGCACTAGCACATTTAACAGATTACTCACTCCCTACGTTTTGCGCTGTATTTTAGACTTAAGAAAACGGCACTCGGTTTCAGTTCAAAACCGTATGAGCCTTCAGTTTCTCAAGATGATGCAGAATGATACAGAATGTACAAGACTGGTGGAGCCGCTCTTCCATCAGGCCAAGTTTCATTCCATGCCAAGCCGGCCGGTATGGATATGGTTTTATTTTCTATTGTGGTGCTGCGATAACGGAGCTCTTTGCAATGCAAACAAGTCAGTTGTTGCCTTGGTGAGGCAAGAGTTTACAGACTACGCAATATGTAAATAGTGACTGAATATTATTCAGTTATGTTCACATCATTCAAATAGCGCTTTTAGCAAGCTATGGAGAAACTGGCAGCCAGGTAACACATAAGTGTTCGATCCTGAGTGGAAATATCACTACCATGATCACTACACACATTCCAGCAGCACGGTAGTCGGTGTATGCAGGGAAATTTCTCATACCCCTTCGTTCGAATTGTGGTCccaaaaaatcttcatttgaaGGGCTATCTGGCCCTTCCCCTTACCCCTACCACTCCAGCCAAAAGAGACAGCCCTACCCCATCACATGAACGCGCAAAACAAAGGGGTAGGGGAAAGGGGAATGGGTAAGGGGTAGAAATGTGATTGGGccttagtcttaaccctattcctaccccttaactaatcctacccataacttatccctaaaaccagaggggaaagataggtgaataacattgatgtagaagcacctaaccctggttgcaagcctaaacttgacataaacggtaaacttgtccctcaaatctgattggttgattggaatgttgttccaggatcaacaaagatgttgatccaggaacatgttgtacttagcaaaatcacggtgaccattCCGAAGG containing:
- the LOC125248431 gene encoding LOW QUALITY PROTEIN: cytochrome P450 2G1-like (The sequence of the model RefSeq protein was modified relative to this genomic sequence to represent the inferred CDS: deleted 1 base in 1 codon), which codes for MELSSSLVLVLVFVVLMLVRWKRNASGLSLPPGPLALPLVGNLPIMDKSAPFKSFMKWSKTYGPVMTVYIGLQRTVVLVGYDTVKEALVDQADDFKDRAPVPFLYRVLRGYGLVISNGDRWQQLRRFTLTTLRDFGMGRKQMEQWIQEESRHLLDSFEETKSTPVDPTFFMSRAVSNVICSLVFGQRFDYEDKNFLHLLQILSRLVRFVSSPWGQMYNIFPKLMEFLPGRHHAMFREVEDIKAFIMTKIKEHEQNLDFSDPKDFIDCFLIRLKEEKQNPDTEFHKDNMLGTVVNLFVAGTETTSTTIRYALMLLIKHPHIQGMFLREIDRVIGQNRIPTMDDRKSLPFTDAVIHEVQRYMDIVPLNVPHYATHDISFRGYLIPKDTVILPMLHSVLRDEGQWETPWTFNPEHFLDANGNFKKNPAFFPFSAGKRSCVGESLARMELFLFIVSLLQKFSFSSPKGPDGIDLTPEFSSFGNMPRFYDLIASPR